In Lysobacter lycopersici, a genomic segment contains:
- a CDS encoding Crp/Fnr family transcriptional regulator, giving the protein MDAPSQLRKDESIPSLPANLLARLASIGEVQEFNTGDILLCEGEVSSQLYVLLSGKLKVFASQGKGREVVYNTLQPGEYFGELAFDGGPRSASVQALQGSRCLVLTADTLRELVHSEPEFAVHLITKLMRLLRRSTQQLKSIALDDVRSRVLSLIEAEAVNEGSIRRLPKSFTQRDIAHRVGATREMVNHVLQDLAKEGFVAKDPQLGLVILKSILR; this is encoded by the coding sequence ATGGACGCACCAAGCCAACTGCGGAAGGACGAGTCGATTCCTTCCTTGCCTGCGAACTTGCTGGCTCGACTCGCGTCCATCGGCGAGGTGCAGGAATTCAACACGGGCGACATCCTGCTCTGCGAGGGCGAGGTCTCGTCCCAGCTCTATGTCCTGCTGTCGGGCAAGCTCAAAGTCTTCGCTAGCCAAGGCAAGGGGCGTGAGGTGGTCTACAACACGTTGCAGCCTGGCGAGTATTTCGGGGAATTAGCGTTCGATGGAGGTCCCCGCTCCGCTTCGGTGCAGGCCCTGCAAGGATCGCGTTGTCTAGTCCTCACCGCAGACACACTCCGGGAACTCGTCCATTCGGAACCCGAGTTCGCCGTACACCTGATCACCAAGCTCATGCGTCTATTGCGGCGTTCCACGCAGCAGTTGAAGAGCATCGCCCTTGATGATGTCCGCAGCCGCGTTCTGTCGCTGATCGAAGCGGAAGCCGTCAACGAGGGCAGTATCCGCCGTTTGCCGAAATCCTTTACCCAGCGCGACATCGCCCACCGCGTCGGCGCTACCCGGGAGATGGTGAATCATGTCCTTCAGGACTTGGCGAAAGAAGGATTTGTGGCCAAGGATCCGCAATTAGGGCTCGTGATCCTGAAAAGTATACTTCGGTGA
- a CDS encoding AAA family ATPase, with protein sequence MKLIKARVRNFRSAEDTGWFEIGQLTCLVGKNEAGKTAVLSALHGINSFSGFKYDKIRDYPRRHLVRYDERHGESEARVASTVWKLSALEKSAVEKVLGEGSLISDTVEIESEFGSSTNYWTIKIDEAKAAKHLLSKHAVKGPELTKFSKIQFDNLVSEIDAAEGPSEALLAVRKEIATFREGRATLKAIDLLRVPKFFYTSHYDRMSGEISVVKLQDDKQHGRKIEPGDQIFLDFLEYAGTSIEELQASTRLEELKAKCQGASNDITDEIFEFWSQNDALAVNIEMAQGLKDDPPPFNNGTVVKIRINNANHKVDVPLSERSAGFVWFFSFLAQFKQMRKKAPGAVILLDEPGLTLHGKAQADLLRYIIERLLPQHQVIYSTHSPFMVPAERLEDVRVVEDVVERDERNRPVIKGTKVSADVLTVDKDTLFPLQAHLGYEVTQALFIGANTLLVEGPSDILYLQVASHALKTRKREGLDTRWTICPSGGIDKVQSFASLFSGKGINIAALCDYGSGDKSKVQRLRTSQILKTEGILVATDYTGKNESDIEDFFSPELFADVVNGAYGLKGKATLKAGDFTKEGALERQVKQAEALFNLMDSSIPEFDHFTPASWLLNNQDLLSKDTAAVNESLDRFEQAFKALNALLPPK encoded by the coding sequence ATGAAGCTGATCAAGGCGCGGGTTCGCAATTTTCGCTCTGCCGAGGACACCGGTTGGTTCGAGATTGGGCAACTAACTTGCCTAGTGGGCAAGAACGAAGCCGGAAAGACTGCCGTTCTATCAGCACTTCACGGGATCAATTCATTTTCTGGATTCAAGTACGACAAGATTCGTGACTACCCACGACGGCATCTGGTTCGATACGACGAACGCCACGGAGAGAGCGAAGCGCGCGTTGCGTCTACTGTCTGGAAACTGTCCGCTCTCGAAAAGAGCGCCGTCGAAAAAGTGCTTGGTGAAGGCAGCTTGATTTCGGATACCGTCGAGATCGAAAGCGAGTTCGGAAGTAGCACGAATTACTGGACCATAAAGATCGATGAAGCCAAGGCCGCCAAACATCTGCTCAGTAAGCATGCTGTAAAGGGGCCTGAGCTAACAAAGTTCAGCAAGATTCAGTTCGATAACCTTGTTTCTGAGATCGATGCAGCCGAAGGACCTTCGGAGGCCTTGCTTGCGGTCAGGAAGGAAATCGCAACCTTCCGTGAAGGCCGAGCAACGCTCAAGGCAATTGATTTGCTGCGCGTGCCGAAATTCTTCTATACGTCTCACTACGACCGCATGTCTGGAGAGATCTCCGTCGTCAAGCTACAAGATGACAAACAGCATGGCCGCAAGATCGAACCTGGGGATCAGATTTTTCTGGATTTCTTGGAGTACGCGGGCACTTCAATCGAGGAGCTACAAGCCAGCACTCGACTCGAAGAATTGAAGGCTAAGTGCCAAGGCGCGTCGAACGATATTACGGATGAGATTTTTGAGTTCTGGAGCCAGAACGATGCGCTCGCTGTGAATATCGAAATGGCGCAAGGACTCAAGGACGACCCGCCTCCGTTTAACAACGGCACCGTGGTCAAGATTCGTATTAACAATGCCAATCACAAGGTCGATGTGCCGCTGTCTGAGCGCAGCGCCGGATTCGTTTGGTTCTTTTCCTTCCTTGCCCAGTTCAAGCAGATGCGCAAGAAGGCGCCAGGCGCCGTCATTCTTCTAGACGAGCCAGGGCTCACGTTGCACGGCAAGGCACAAGCCGACCTGCTCCGCTACATCATTGAGCGACTTCTCCCGCAGCATCAGGTCATCTACAGCACGCACTCGCCGTTCATGGTGCCCGCGGAACGACTTGAGGATGTTCGCGTGGTTGAAGACGTTGTTGAACGCGACGAGCGCAACAGGCCGGTTATCAAGGGTACGAAGGTATCAGCAGACGTACTTACCGTTGACAAGGACACCTTGTTCCCGCTCCAAGCCCATCTCGGCTACGAAGTTACTCAGGCGCTATTCATCGGTGCGAACACTCTGCTGGTCGAGGGACCATCAGACATTCTGTATCTACAAGTGGCTTCACATGCGCTGAAAACACGCAAGCGCGAAGGCTTGGATACCCGATGGACGATCTGTCCGTCTGGTGGCATCGACAAGGTGCAGTCATTCGCATCGCTGTTTAGCGGAAAAGGAATCAACATCGCTGCACTTTGTGACTACGGTAGCGGCGACAAGAGCAAGGTTCAACGCCTGCGCACATCGCAGATCTTGAAAACTGAAGGGATTCTTGTTGCGACCGACTACACAGGCAAGAATGAAAGCGACATCGAAGACTTCTTCAGTCCCGAGTTGTTCGCCGACGTTGTGAACGGCGCATATGGGCTGAAGGGAAAAGCAACTCTGAAGGCAGGAGACTTCACGAAGGAAGGCGCACTTGAAAGGCAGGTCAAGCAAGCCGAAGCGCTGTTCAATTTGATGGACAGCTCAATTCCTGAATTCGATCACTTCACCCCTGCGTCTTGGCTGCTGAACAATCAAGATTTGTTGTCGAAAGACACGGCCGCAGTAAATGAATCGCTTGATCGCTTTGAGCAAGCCTTCAAGGCATTGAACGCACTCCTGCCGCCCAAGTAG
- a CDS encoding NAD(P)/FAD-dependent oxidoreductase, producing the protein MDLKSGYPYWAVKSGLIHSFPKLTRDNSCEVAVIGGGISGALIADELATHGHDVMVLEERDIAWGSTSASTALIQYEIDTHLIDLASMFGDEQAKLAYNSCLVAVESFAAIAARVKGIGFRRMQSVYFASSRSDSITLKEEFLARERTGLPVSWLDREGLSERFGIDAPAAILSRTAAVVDPYRMTYRLLAAWKRRGMPVYDRSRVVDIVVRPRSVQLQTEEGFHVTAKHVVMATGYAAQSLLKQRIARNRSSYAYVTDPIDRTVLGPLRDAMLWETARPYLYMRTTSDGRVIVGGEDDSIDIPARRDARVAKKAHRLAKRVSGMFPRLQARPAFSWAGTFAETADGLPFFGAHRQYGPRVLFAMAYGGNGITYSVLGASILRAAIERKRHALFALFGFARFH; encoded by the coding sequence ATGGATCTCAAGAGCGGTTATCCGTATTGGGCCGTCAAGAGCGGCCTCATCCACTCGTTCCCGAAACTGACCCGCGACAATAGTTGCGAGGTCGCGGTAATTGGCGGCGGGATCAGTGGCGCGCTCATTGCGGACGAATTGGCCACCCACGGCCATGACGTGATGGTTCTGGAAGAAAGGGATATCGCCTGGGGAAGCACATCGGCAAGCACGGCCCTGATTCAGTACGAGATCGATACGCATTTGATCGACCTCGCAAGCATGTTCGGCGATGAACAAGCGAAGCTCGCTTACAACAGCTGCCTTGTCGCCGTGGAGTCCTTTGCTGCCATCGCAGCCCGCGTCAAGGGAATTGGCTTCAGGAGGATGCAAAGCGTGTACTTCGCTTCCAGTCGCTCGGATTCCATCACGCTGAAGGAAGAGTTCCTTGCCAGGGAACGGACTGGACTACCGGTCTCGTGGCTGGATCGTGAAGGCTTGTCCGAACGATTCGGGATCGACGCACCTGCCGCCATTCTTTCCAGGACTGCAGCCGTGGTCGATCCCTATCGCATGACCTACCGGCTGTTGGCAGCCTGGAAACGGCGCGGAATGCCCGTTTACGATCGTAGCCGCGTGGTCGATATCGTTGTTCGCCCTCGATCGGTTCAACTGCAAACGGAAGAAGGGTTCCACGTCACCGCCAAACATGTCGTCATGGCAACGGGTTACGCCGCACAATCCCTGCTCAAGCAACGCATCGCCAGAAACCGCAGCAGTTATGCATACGTCACCGATCCCATCGATCGAACCGTGCTCGGACCCCTCCGTGACGCCATGCTCTGGGAGACGGCTCGGCCTTACCTCTACATGCGCACGACCTCCGACGGTCGAGTAATAGTCGGCGGTGAAGACGACAGCATCGATATTCCTGCGCGGCGCGACGCACGCGTGGCCAAGAAGGCCCACCGCCTGGCAAAACGTGTTTCCGGGATGTTCCCCCGCCTTCAGGCACGACCTGCATTTTCATGGGCCGGCACGTTCGCGGAAACGGCCGATGGGCTACCGTTCTTCGGTGCGCACCGGCAATACGGGCCGCGCGTTCTCTTTGCCATGGCCTATGGCGGAAACGGCATTACTTATTCGGTACTTGGGGCAAGCATCTTGCGTGCTGCCATCGAGCGCAAGCGCCATGCGTTATTCGCCCTCTTCGGGTTCGCTCGCTTTCACTGA
- a CDS encoding SDR family oxidoreductase has product MATHKASKRTSVSTTKAAKRTVAGQRELQREIDAKDAKRKPKPESKKAVQAGARKQPGRMPAQHLAKPGRESDLALVPRFEAPDYRGSGKLEGMATIVTGADSGIGRAVAVLFAREGADVAILHLDEHEDAEETARWVKKEGRHAIVIAGDVRDSAFCKHAVDKTVKAFGRLDVLVNNAGFQLHADKLEDISDDHLQETLQTNIAGYFYMARAALPHMQAGASIVNTGSVTGLFGSPKLIDYSATKGAIHAFTKALAANLLDRGIRVNAVAPGPVWTPFNPADKPAGKVAEFGKDSAMRRPAQPEELSPAFVFLASPVTASYVNGVVLPVMGGPKG; this is encoded by the coding sequence ATGGCGACGCACAAGGCCAGCAAGCGGACATCGGTTTCCACTACGAAGGCCGCTAAGCGGACAGTTGCCGGCCAGCGGGAACTGCAACGGGAGATCGATGCCAAGGATGCGAAGCGCAAGCCCAAGCCCGAATCGAAAAAGGCCGTGCAGGCTGGTGCGCGCAAGCAACCCGGCCGGATGCCAGCGCAGCACCTCGCCAAGCCGGGCCGCGAATCCGATCTCGCGTTGGTGCCGCGTTTCGAGGCACCCGACTATCGCGGTAGCGGCAAGCTCGAAGGCATGGCCACGATCGTCACCGGGGCGGATTCGGGTATCGGCCGCGCAGTAGCGGTGTTATTCGCGCGCGAAGGCGCGGATGTAGCCATCCTGCACTTGGATGAACACGAGGACGCAGAGGAAACCGCACGCTGGGTGAAGAAGGAAGGCCGGCATGCCATCGTGATCGCCGGCGACGTACGCGATTCGGCCTTCTGCAAACATGCCGTCGATAAAACGGTCAAAGCCTTCGGCCGTCTCGATGTCCTGGTCAACAATGCCGGTTTCCAGCTGCATGCGGACAAGCTGGAGGACATCAGCGACGATCACTTGCAGGAAACCTTGCAGACCAATATCGCTGGATATTTCTATATGGCGCGTGCGGCACTTCCGCACATGCAAGCCGGCGCTTCGATCGTGAATACTGGCTCGGTGACGGGTTTGTTCGGCAGTCCAAAGCTGATCGATTATTCGGCGACGAAGGGCGCGATCCACGCCTTCACCAAGGCCCTTGCTGCAAACCTTCTGGACCGGGGCATTCGCGTCAATGCCGTGGCGCCGGGCCCGGTGTGGACGCCGTTCAATCCGGCCGACAAGCCCGCCGGAAAAGTCGCCGAATTCGGCAAGGACAGCGCCATGCGGCGACCTGCACAGCCCGAGGAGCTTTCGCCTGCGTTTGTATTTCTAGCGTCTCCGGTAACGGCGTCTTACGTGAACGGGGTCGTGTTGCCGGTCATGGGCGGACCAAAAGGTTAG
- the ku gene encoding non-homologous end joining protein Ku, whose protein sequence is MARPIWTGNLSFGLLNVPVSLMPGTRSTDLSFRMLDARDRKPIRYERVNADTGEEVPWKDIIKAFEYDKGSYVVIEKEDIASAAPETHESVEIEAFVDEDAIDIRYFEKPYVLVPGKKAEKGYVLLRETLVKAKKIGVARVVIRTREYLSAVMPLKDALVLVMMRYPQELVEPGEYKLPQGKSGDYRVTAKELTMATQLVESMATKWNPDDYHDEFRARLSEIIRKRIKQKGKTTKVLEEPEEAQEGAATNVVDFVALLQKSLGKKDGSTAAKAAARKTPANAAKKAATKRKAG, encoded by the coding sequence ATGGCGCGCCCGATCTGGACCGGCAATCTCAGCTTCGGCCTGCTCAATGTCCCAGTATCGCTAATGCCGGGGACGCGATCCACGGACCTGTCGTTCCGCATGCTCGATGCCCGCGATCGCAAGCCAATTCGCTACGAGCGGGTCAATGCCGACACCGGCGAGGAAGTGCCGTGGAAGGACATCATCAAGGCCTTCGAATACGACAAGGGCAGCTACGTCGTGATCGAAAAGGAGGACATCGCCTCCGCGGCACCAGAAACACACGAATCGGTGGAGATCGAGGCCTTCGTCGACGAGGATGCGATTGATATCCGCTATTTCGAGAAACCCTACGTGCTCGTGCCCGGCAAGAAGGCCGAGAAGGGCTATGTCTTGCTGCGCGAAACTCTTGTCAAGGCGAAGAAGATCGGCGTCGCAAGGGTGGTGATTCGTACTCGTGAATACCTGTCGGCGGTAATGCCACTGAAGGACGCGCTGGTACTGGTGATGATGCGCTACCCGCAAGAGTTGGTGGAGCCGGGCGAATACAAGCTGCCGCAAGGCAAGAGCGGCGACTACCGAGTGACGGCCAAGGAATTGACCATGGCTACGCAGCTTGTGGAATCGATGGCCACCAAGTGGAATCCGGACGATTATCACGACGAGTTTCGCGCGCGGTTGTCCGAGATCATCCGCAAGCGCATCAAACAGAAGGGCAAGACCACCAAGGTGCTGGAGGAGCCTGAGGAGGCACAGGAGGGTGCCGCGACCAACGTGGTCGATTTCGTGGCGCTGCTGCAAAAGAGCTTGGGCAAGAAAGATGGAAGCACAGCCGCAAAGGCTGCTGCGAGGAAAACGCCCGCCAATGCGGCGAAGAAGGCCGCGACGAAGCGCAAGGCGGGCTGA
- the ligD gene encoding DNA ligase D yields the protein MLEEYARKRQFGKTPEPAVRPPRLRPGGRPIFVVQLHHASHRHYDFRLQVGNTLKSWAVPKGPSFDPKVKRMAVEVEDHPLGYASFEGDIPKGQYGGGHVALFDRGTWTTEGDVAAQLAKGHLRFELHGERLKGGWHLVRSGKPARQPQWLLFKQDDAWAAPKEADDLLQGVTPPPTEDVRRARRLGANKRIPAAEKATPKRASRIDWQAEAAALPSARKRAMPAKLPAPQLARLVDAPPQGDDWLHELKWDGYRLLGAIRKGVATLWSRNGLNWTERVPEVRDALATLGLRDAIVDGELVTSRGSREDFNLLQQVLSGERQGQLRCMLFDLLYVDGIDLSKVGLIARKALLERLLAKAPMALGYSSHGVGQGAEAFKAAVKAGFEGIVSKRVDAISHSGRGDDWRKCKALASAEYAVIGYTPPKGSRAGIGSLLLATPDKQHGWRYVGRVGSGFSDAQLRELGKALRGKGGNTPVVHVPENDTDLRQAKWLPKPLFVVEVFERGIGGRGLLRQASFKALRPDKSIASLTDSDRGSNGPGEKKVATKRTVRRKTTPKTRQPPTLTSPDKLLFPDDGIDKRELADYYATVMDWLLPEIANRPLSVVRCPGGIGAQCFFQKHATPGFELVSRVPIEESDGGTEDYLVAEDAASVMELVQFNSIEFHPWGTHIDDIERCDRLVFDLDPDAAVAWKDVVAAARQLRGYLQQAGLESFVRTSGGKGLHLVVPLAPAAPWERARAFAEAVAEATREADPLRYVATASKKLRRGRIFIDWLRNGRGATSVASFSARARPGAPVAMPLRWEELGKVASGHAFDIRNAQARLKRLKSHPWAGIERIRQTLSA from the coding sequence GTGCTTGAGGAATATGCCCGCAAGCGTCAGTTTGGAAAGACGCCGGAGCCCGCAGTTCGCCCGCCCCGCCTCAGGCCAGGCGGGCGTCCTATCTTTGTCGTTCAACTGCACCATGCGAGCCATCGCCACTACGACTTCCGCCTCCAGGTCGGCAACACCCTGAAGAGTTGGGCTGTTCCGAAAGGCCCGAGTTTCGATCCGAAGGTAAAGCGCATGGCAGTGGAGGTCGAAGACCATCCGCTGGGGTATGCCAGCTTCGAGGGCGACATCCCGAAGGGCCAATACGGTGGTGGCCATGTGGCCCTGTTTGATCGTGGCACATGGACCACTGAAGGCGACGTAGCAGCGCAACTGGCCAAGGGCCATCTGCGTTTCGAACTGCACGGCGAACGCCTCAAGGGTGGCTGGCATCTGGTGCGCTCGGGCAAGCCGGCGCGACAACCGCAATGGCTGTTGTTCAAGCAGGACGATGCTTGGGCCGCACCAAAGGAAGCCGACGACTTGCTACAGGGCGTGACCCCGCCACCGACAGAGGATGTGCGCCGTGCGCGGCGCCTCGGGGCGAATAAACGCATTCCAGCCGCCGAAAAGGCAACACCGAAGCGCGCTTCCCGCATCGACTGGCAGGCCGAAGCCGCCGCGCTGCCTAGTGCGCGCAAGCGCGCGATGCCGGCGAAACTGCCAGCGCCGCAACTCGCGCGGCTGGTTGATGCGCCGCCGCAGGGCGACGACTGGCTGCACGAACTGAAATGGGACGGTTACCGTCTACTCGGCGCGATTCGCAAAGGCGTAGCAACGCTGTGGTCGCGCAATGGCCTGAATTGGACTGAACGCGTGCCGGAAGTGCGCGATGCGCTCGCCACGCTCGGCCTGCGCGATGCCATTGTGGATGGCGAACTGGTCACGAGCCGCGGCAGCCGCGAGGATTTCAACCTGCTGCAGCAGGTGCTTTCGGGTGAGCGCCAAGGCCAGTTGCGCTGCATGCTGTTCGATCTCCTGTACGTGGATGGCATCGACCTGTCGAAGGTCGGCTTGATCGCACGCAAGGCTTTGCTGGAACGCTTGCTGGCGAAGGCGCCCATGGCACTGGGTTACAGCTCGCATGGCGTGGGCCAAGGTGCCGAGGCATTCAAGGCTGCGGTGAAGGCAGGGTTCGAAGGGATCGTCTCCAAGCGCGTGGATGCGATCTCGCATTCCGGCCGTGGCGACGACTGGCGCAAGTGCAAGGCCTTGGCCAGTGCGGAATACGCGGTTATCGGTTACACGCCGCCAAAGGGCAGCAGAGCTGGCATCGGCTCGCTGCTGCTGGCGACGCCCGACAAACAGCATGGCTGGCGCTATGTGGGCCGCGTGGGCAGTGGCTTCAGCGACGCACAATTGCGCGAACTGGGAAAGGCGCTCCGCGGCAAAGGCGGTAATACGCCGGTCGTCCATGTGCCCGAGAATGATACCGATCTGCGTCAGGCCAAGTGGTTGCCGAAACCGTTGTTCGTGGTCGAGGTGTTCGAACGCGGCATCGGAGGACGCGGCCTGCTCCGTCAGGCTAGTTTCAAGGCGTTGCGACCCGACAAATCCATTGCCTCGTTGACTGACAGCGATCGAGGCTCCAATGGCCCGGGAGAGAAGAAGGTGGCAACGAAGAGAACCGTGCGGCGCAAGACCACGCCCAAAACCCGGCAGCCGCCCACCCTGACCAGCCCGGACAAGCTGCTGTTCCCCGACGACGGCATCGACAAGCGGGAACTCGCCGACTACTACGCCACGGTGATGGACTGGCTGCTACCGGAGATCGCGAACCGGCCGCTGTCGGTGGTGCGCTGCCCCGGCGGCATCGGTGCGCAATGCTTCTTCCAGAAGCACGCCACCCCCGGTTTCGAACTGGTCTCGCGCGTGCCTATCGAGGAATCTGATGGCGGCACCGAGGATTACCTCGTGGCCGAGGATGCGGCGAGCGTGATGGAACTGGTGCAGTTCAACAGCATCGAGTTCCATCCCTGGGGCACACATATCGACGACATCGAACGTTGCGACCGGCTGGTGTTCGACTTGGATCCCGACGCGGCGGTGGCATGGAAGGACGTGGTCGCCGCGGCCCGGCAACTGCGCGGCTACCTGCAGCAGGCCGGGCTGGAATCCTTCGTCCGCACCAGCGGCGGCAAAGGCCTGCACCTCGTCGTGCCGCTGGCGCCGGCCGCGCCTTGGGAACGTGCGCGCGCATTCGCCGAGGCGGTCGCAGAAGCGACGCGCGAGGCCGATCCGCTGCGCTATGTCGCTACCGCTTCGAAGAAACTCCGCAGGGGCCGCATCTTCATCGACTGGCTGCGCAATGGGCGCGGGGCTACAAGCGTGGCCAGCTTCTCTGCGCGTGCGCGTCCCGGCGCGCCAGTGGCGATGCCGTTGCGCTGGGAGGAGTTGGGCAAGGTCGCCAGTGGGCATGCGTTCGACATCCGCAATGCACAGGCGCGTCTGAAGCGGCTGAAATCGCATCCCTGGGCTGGAATCGAACGAATCCGGCAGACGCTGTCGGCCTAG